A single Arcobacter sp. FWKO B DNA region contains:
- a CDS encoding sensor histidine kinase: protein MIRGNSTYILKTTLLYSVFILLLVGVPTYFYLQSEYDKYKNRQQIELLNHILVLEKNIMSLNIEELNSLPISFSYDFYLYDNNKKPIYLSNKNAKISFDRFEYYMDGKYYKITHLPNNKLHAAYLVVSSQFDNKEIWLKISIICLTLALFIFTSLYFVFKATIEPLQRANKYLDRFFNDAMHELKTPLGVISINLELLEEKIGKTKEITRALNGVKGLNTIYDDIEYLIKHKRVEYLKEQIDFSLFLSQRIEFFEDMALTKEIVLITDISNDIFINFNKIELQRIVDNTISNAIKYSHKKERVIIKLTQIENKIVFSVEDFGIGIKDIKAIFRRYVKEDSIKGGFGLGLSIVKAICDKNSVEINVHTQVSKGSIFLYSFKS from the coding sequence TTGATAAGGGGTAATAGCACTTATATACTAAAAACAACTTTACTTTATTCTGTTTTTATTCTTTTATTAGTGGGAGTTCCTACATATTTTTATCTTCAAAGTGAGTATGATAAATATAAAAATAGGCAACAAATTGAGCTTTTAAATCATATCTTAGTACTTGAAAAAAATATAATGTCGCTTAATATTGAAGAATTAAATTCTTTACCTATTTCATTTAGCTATGATTTTTATCTTTATGATAATAATAAAAAACCAATATATCTTTCAAATAAAAATGCAAAAATAAGTTTTGATAGGTTTGAATATTATATGGATGGTAAGTATTATAAAATTACTCATTTACCAAATAATAAACTACACGCAGCATATTTAGTGGTATCGAGTCAATTTGACAACAAGGAGATATGGCTTAAGATTTCTATTATTTGTTTGACTCTTGCACTTTTTATATTTACCTCTTTGTATTTTGTATTTAAAGCGACTATTGAGCCACTTCAAAGGGCTAATAAATATCTTGATAGGTTTTTTAATGATGCTATGCATGAGTTAAAAACTCCTCTTGGAGTAATAAGTATAAATCTTGAATTGCTTGAAGAAAAGATAGGTAAAACAAAAGAGATTACAAGGGCATTAAATGGTGTAAAGGGATTAAATACTATTTATGATGATATAGAATATTTAATAAAGCATAAAAGGGTAGAATACTTAAAAGAACAAATTGATTTTTCTTTGTTTTTATCTCAAAGAATAGAGTTTTTTGAAGATATGGCACTTACTAAAGAAATAGTACTTATAACTGATATTTCAAATGATATTTTTATTAATTTTAATAAAATAGAATTACAACGGATTGTTGATAATACAATATCAAATGCTATAAAATACTCCCACAAAAAAGAAAGAGTAATCATCAAGCTTACTCAGATAGAAAATAAAATAGTATTTAGTGTTGAAGATTTTGGAATAGGGATAAAAGACATCAAAGCTATTTTTAGAAGATATGTGAAAGAAGATTCAATAAAAGGGGGTTTTGGGCTAGGGCTTAGTATAGTAAAAGCTATATGTGATAAAAATAGTGTAGAGATTAATGTACATACACAAGTATCAAAAGGCTCTATTTTTTTATATAGCTTCAAATCTTAA
- a CDS encoding response regulator transcription factor: MKILVLEDDLDYQQSIKEYLVSLGYEVDVFEDGQEAYYAVYEKSYHLLLLDIRVPTLNGYELVKKLKSDGKDVPVIFVTSLTDINNLSIGYELGCSDYIKKPFALKELKYRVEQILKLYYFHSNSDKVMLNYGYSYDIKNEILYKNNEIIGLTNKEKSVVFLLVSNLNNYVPIERIKDEVWQDSYINDVDVRMCIKNIRKKSDKDFITSMRGLGYKIDKG; the protein is encoded by the coding sequence ATGAAGATATTAGTTTTAGAAGATGATTTAGACTATCAGCAAAGTATAAAAGAGTATTTAGTATCACTTGGATATGAAGTAGATGTATTTGAAGATGGACAAGAGGCATATTATGCTGTTTATGAAAAAAGTTACCATTTATTGCTTTTGGATATAAGAGTACCTACTTTAAATGGATATGAGTTGGTTAAAAAACTCAAATCTGATGGTAAGGATGTACCTGTAATTTTTGTGACATCATTGACAGATATAAACAATCTTAGCATTGGGTATGAGCTAGGATGTAGTGACTATATCAAAAAACCTTTTGCACTAAAAGAACTAAAATATAGAGTAGAACAAATCTTAAAACTCTATTATTTTCATTCCAATAGTGATAAAGTGATGCTAAATTATGGTTATAGTTATGATATTAAAAATGAGATATTGTATAAAAACAATGAAATTATAGGGCTAACAAATAAGGAAAAATCTGTAGTTTTTTTATTGGTTTCAAATCTTAATAATTATGTTCCTATAGAAAGAATAAAAGATGAAGTTTGGCAAGATAGTTATATAAATGATGTGGATGTAAGGATGTGTATCAAAAATATAAGAAAAAAAAGTGATAAAGATTTTATTACATCTATGCGTGGACTAGGATATAAAATTGATAAGGGGTAA
- a CDS encoding cache domain-containing protein — protein MLQFKMVNLKHLTLLIIVVVVAFLSYLFYSLNNIEKENFLISNIESALITTKNFLEEEKKQALSLAILLSEDKEFLEYFISNDRKKVFDTIQKKLKSISIVQPDKFKIQVHDKELKAYLRSWDYETSGVRLDSFRKGLVYAKENKTPFVSVELGLRLNIKAIAPIFIDDEFIGSIEVITEFESVSDMMKQRGYDFVVLLDSKYVDNSNIVQKNRKIKNYIVCNNVENISLLNSLENIEFLNLKDYGYEIGDVSFGYFSIYDLNNTNLGYILIALKKR, from the coding sequence ATGTTACAATTCAAAATGGTCAATTTAAAACACTTAACACTTTTAATAATAGTTGTAGTTGTGGCTTTTTTAAGCTATCTTTTCTATAGTCTTAATAATATCGAAAAAGAGAATTTTTTGATAAGTAATATTGAAAGTGCACTAATAACTACAAAAAACTTTCTTGAAGAAGAGAAAAAGCAAGCTCTTTCTTTGGCAATTTTACTGAGTGAAGATAAGGAATTCTTAGAATATTTTATATCTAATGATAGAAAAAAAGTTTTTGATACGATACAAAAAAAGTTAAAAAGTATTTCTATAGTACAGCCAGATAAGTTTAAAATCCAAGTACATGATAAAGAGTTAAAAGCATATTTAAGAAGTTGGGATTATGAAACATCTGGGGTTAGACTAGATAGTTTTAGAAAAGGGCTTGTGTATGCAAAAGAAAATAAAACTCCTTTTGTTTCAGTAGAGCTTGGGTTAAGATTAAATATAAAAGCAATTGCTCCTATATTTATAGATGATGAGTTTATAGGTTCAATAGAGGTTATTACTGAGTTTGAAAGTGTATCAGATATGATGAAACAAAGAGGGTATGATTTTGTTGTTTTGCTTGATTCAAAATATGTAGATAACAGTAATATTGTACAAAAGAACAGAAAAATCAAAAATTATATAGTATGCAATAATGTAGAGAATATTTCATTATTAAATAGTTTAGAAAATATTGAGTTTTTAAATCTCAAAGATTATGGGTATGAGATTGGTGATGTATCTTTTGGTTATTTTAGTATATATGATTTGAATAATACAAATTTGGGCTATATATTAATTGCTTTAAAGAAGAGATAA
- a CDS encoding c-type cytochrome, whose translation MKTKILTLALLLGLSSSLYAVDSYKKCAACHGANGEKVALGKSKIIKDMTKEDFVAAMKGYQDGTYGGPMKGVMAGQVKGLTEADIQAMADFLIK comes from the coding sequence ATGAAAACAAAAATTTTAACATTAGCTTTACTACTTGGTTTATCAAGTTCTTTGTATGCAGTTGATTCATACAAGAAGTGTGCAGCATGTCATGGTGCAAACGGAGAAAAGGTTGCGTTAGGTAAAAGTAAAATCATCAAAGACATGACAAAAGAAGATTTCGTAGCTGCTATGAAAGGTTACCAAGATGGAACTTATGGTGGACCTATGAAAGGTGTTATGGCTGGACAAGTAAAAGGTTTAACTGAAGCAGATATTCAAGCTATGGCTGATTTTTTAATTAAATAA
- a CDS encoding DUF5718 family protein, translating into MSKEHLKNFIGFGIAGNFAHHLDQAGEAIDFINVKTDEENAPKGIFPFYLPKSSSFLGTYPLSSQTIIAPKGIDGNLQLEPEMALIGEIIYDDKMAVSDLKFNFFTAYNDCSIRKEGAKKISEKKNWGENTKGISNQIIQLDKFEKGSKLDTYHIASFLKRDGVVHQYGEDSPVITYNYFYDKLKSWIINKLNTQQNEGPLEDLSLHIKNSSYPNGFVISVGATSYTSFGETTFLQSGDEVFVYVYDANFYTPSDIFYLAKNSITDIPNSSTLHQTII; encoded by the coding sequence ATGAGTAAAGAACATCTAAAAAATTTTATAGGCTTTGGAATAGCTGGAAATTTTGCACATCACCTAGACCAAGCTGGAGAGGCAATAGATTTTATTAATGTCAAAACAGATGAAGAGAATGCTCCAAAGGGGATATTTCCATTTTATTTACCTAAAAGCTCATCATTTTTAGGCACATATCCTCTTTCATCACAAACAATTATAGCACCAAAAGGCATTGATGGGAATTTGCAGTTAGAACCAGAAATGGCACTAATTGGAGAAATTATTTATGATGATAAAATGGCAGTTAGTGACTTAAAATTTAATTTTTTTACAGCATATAATGATTGCTCTATACGAAAAGAGGGAGCAAAAAAAATAAGTGAAAAGAAAAACTGGGGAGAAAATACAAAAGGTATTTCAAATCAAATTATACAACTTGATAAATTTGAAAAAGGAAGTAAACTTGATACATATCATATAGCATCGTTTCTAAAACGAGATGGTGTAGTACACCAATATGGTGAAGATAGCCCTGTTATAACCTACAACTATTTTTATGACAAACTCAAAAGTTGGATAATTAATAAATTAAATACACAGCAAAATGAAGGTCCCCTAGAAGATTTGAGTTTGCATATCAAAAACTCATCTTATCCAAATGGATTTGTGATAAGTGTTGGAGCTACTAGCTATACAAGCTTTGGAGAAACTACATTTTTACAAAGTGGCGATGAAGTTTTTGTATATGTTTATGATGCAAATTTTTATACACCAAGTGATATATTTTATCTTGCAAAAAACTCTATTACAGATATCCCAAATAGTTCAACACTTCATCAAACGATAATCTAA
- a CDS encoding Crp/Fnr family transcriptional regulator, producing the protein MYKILKQIDFFANFSDEDFAKLDQHISFKKYNKDNIIFYESDIPKYFYILISGNVHATKSNFKNNPVLINTFRPISFIAEMAVIENIPFPATATCADECEIIQITKEPLLNLIKSDTNIAFGIIKSLTKKIKTLEHTININILFDANQKVMSHILHNPDSLKTSKHNHIAKILNLTPETLSRTVKKLKDQDIIDEDYNIDIEKLKSLI; encoded by the coding sequence ATGTATAAAATACTCAAACAAATAGATTTTTTTGCCAACTTTAGTGATGAAGACTTTGCAAAACTAGACCAACATATATCTTTCAAAAAATACAATAAAGACAATATCATATTTTATGAGTCAGATATACCAAAATATTTTTATATACTAATAAGTGGCAATGTCCATGCCACAAAATCAAACTTCAAAAATAATCCAGTTTTAATAAACACATTTAGACCAATATCATTTATAGCAGAAATGGCAGTAATAGAAAACATCCCTTTCCCTGCAACTGCAACATGTGCTGATGAGTGTGAAATCATCCAAATCACAAAAGAACCATTGCTTAATCTAATAAAATCAGACACAAACATAGCCTTTGGTATCATAAAATCCCTCACTAAAAAAATAAAAACTCTAGAACACACTATTAATATAAATATTTTATTTGATGCCAACCAAAAAGTAATGTCACATATCTTACACAACCCAGACTCACTAAAAACATCAAAACACAACCACATAGCAAAAATTCTAAATCTAACTCCAGAGACCCTTTCAAGAACAGTAAAAAAACTAAAAGACCAAGATATCATAGATGAAGATTATAATATTGATATAGAAAAATTGAAATCGTTGATATAA
- a CDS encoding hemerythrin domain-containing protein produces the protein MTINSFMTNEHRKCDDVFAELESAIDSGNFQASKELFEKFHNDMLKHFRQEETVMFAEFNSCSGGGCNPTSVMLAEHDQMRVTMDQIKTALDNSDKNRALGLSENLLFIMQQHNMKEEQIMYNLADNTLNSDDIIEKMKLVS, from the coding sequence ATGACAATCAATAGTTTTATGACAAATGAACACAGAAAGTGTGATGATGTATTTGCAGAGCTAGAAAGTGCAATAGATAGTGGTAATTTTCAAGCAAGCAAAGAGTTATTTGAAAAATTCCACAACGATATGTTAAAACATTTTAGACAAGAAGAAACTGTAATGTTTGCAGAGTTCAACTCATGTAGCGGTGGTGGATGTAACCCTACTAGTGTAATGCTTGCAGAACATGATCAAATGAGAGTAACTATGGATCAAATAAAAACAGCACTTGATAATAGTGACAAAAATAGAGCCTTAGGACTTTCTGAAAACTTGCTATTTATTATGCAACAACACAATATGAAAGAAGAGCAAATTATGTATAATCTTGCTGATAATACACTTAATAGTGATGATATCATTGAGAAAATGAAACTAGTTTCATAA